In Henningerozyma blattae CBS 6284 chromosome 7, complete genome, a single genomic region encodes these proteins:
- the TBLA0G00100 gene encoding uncharacterized protein yields the protein MNLSPNHAKNTLFKQNKKPLCSLLSCIPKKLQQYLLIFSIIFLYLFHTTISNLFFKLINFLINLFLPVILLFSKFNIFSNSKTQFKNIDLSFYLRYKNMDTSYFERSAISKKILNNNYNRFDLQSYIPYSNISESSHTDNIDDLQLQIYDNFIYYSKHFHHIKSSIKDIKEELLSFEETQNHHDIKFSKNDWKKTSTSSIWLKEEQCYLTVSRLTYLGTNGDSNSNTIIIHSQLFDKNWKELKDKRIPKSNSTLPEDLDYQLKQIENNFTHENCHLFSTLTGLFRSCTKENHRINKEIANLKQKLLDEYYVIYPITYTIPYTKTNINSEDIKLILKQDNDGKEEPIIIFNVNTNNGENSNTQNDVYSFSPHRKSSNIIQFNYPGSTLLNENWTPFFTKEDLDNNKKIETESQNSIHFITGFFPLQILKCSLDDGTCFKEFETKSNKNDNTFKMIQSGTQFVPFPEPIPTLYSSNIWLGFPEYQLQECGCGSQFVRPMMTLMIETNGTYYLELISDTLDFKTPVLSGKGIGMDCSGNNKMSPDSIASWELIGQDPKTKLLEDYLVLTYTEADSRSSMIVLKGLLNYILNMYQTLPITEDKESVIVEHHVNRFTTALGYLFMGFNSYCQEYGQNHKANRFS from the coding sequence ATGAATTTATCACCAAATCATGCTAAAAATACCCTATTCAAACAGAATAAGAAACCACTATGCAGTCTTCTAAGCTGCATTCCCAAAAAACTTCAGCAATATTTATTGatcttttcaattatatttctttatctaTTTCATACCacaatttcaaatctatttttcaagttaataaattttctaatcaatttatttttaccagTTATACTTTTATTctctaaatttaatatattttcaaattcaaaaactcaatttaaaaatattgatttatcgttttatttaagatataaaaatatggaTACATCTTATTTTGAAAGATCAGCAATTTCCAAGAAAATTCTtaacaataattataaCAGATTTGATTTGCAAAGTTATATCccatattcaaatatatctgAAAGCTCACATACtgataatattgatgaCCTACAACTACAAATTTATgacaattttatttattattccaAACATTTTCATCATATAAAAAGCTcaataaaagatattaaagaagaattattatcctTCGAAGAAACGCAAAATCATCatgatataaaattttcGAAGAATGATTGGAAAAAAACTTCAACTTCCAGCATTTGGTTGAAAGAAGAGCAATGCTATTTAACAGTCAGTAGACTAACATATCTAGGCACCAATGGGGATTCCAATTCCAATACAATTATCATTCATTCGCAACTGTTTGATAAGAACTGGAAAGAATTAAAGGATAAACGAATTCCAAAATCTAACTCGACTCTACCTGAAGATTTAgattatcaattgaaacaaattgaaaataatttcacaCATGAAAATTgtcatttattttcaacTTTAACAGGATTATTTAGAAGTTGTACAAAGGAAAATCAcagaataaataaagaaattgcaaatttaaaacaaaaattgtTGGATGAATATTATGTCATTTATCCAATCACTTATACTATTCCATATACCAAgacaaatataaattcaGAAGATATAAAGCTAATACTAAAGCAAGATAATGATGGTAAAGAAGAAcctattattatctttaatgTAAATACGAATAATGgtgaaaattcaaatactcAAAATGACgtatattcattttctcCACATCGTAAATCTTCcaatataattcaatttaattaCCCAGGATCtactttattaaatgaaaattggACACCTTTTTTCACTAAAGAagatttagataataataaaaaaatagaaacaGAATCACAAAACTCAATACATTTCATAACTGGTTTTTTCCCattacaaattttaaaatgttcATTAGATGATGGTACTtgttttaaagaatttgaaaccaaatctaataaaaatgataacaCATTTAAGATGATACAAAGTGGAACCCAATTTGTTCCCTTCCCGGAACCAATTCCAACTTTGTACAGCTCTAACATATGGCTAGGATTCCCTGAATATCAATTACAAGAATGTGGATGTGGTTCACAATTTGTTCGTCCAATGATGACTTTAATGATAGAAACAAATGGAACTTATTATCTGGAATTAATTTCAGACACATTAGATTTCAAAACCCCCGTGTTAAGCGGGAAGGGGATTGGGATGGATTGTTCcggtaataataaaatgagCCCAGATTCCATTGCCAGTTGGGAGCTCATTGGCCAAGATCCTAAGACAAAGCTCCTGGAAGATTACTTAGTTCTAACATACACAGAAGCAGACTCGCGGTCTAGTATGATCGTATTGAAAGGACTCTTAAActatattttaaacatgTATCAAACTCTACCTATAACAGAAGATAAAGAATCTGTCATTGTGGAGCACCATGTTAACCGTTTTACTACAGCCTTAGGTTATCTATTCATGGGTTTCAACAGCTACTGTCAAGAATATGGACAAAATCATAAAGCTAATAGATTTAGTTAA
- the LRG1 gene encoding GTPase-activating protein LRG1 (similar to Saccharomyces cerevisiae LRG1 (YDL240W); ancestral locus Anc_2.2), whose product MIQMSHQNQNLHPYYTQAHSKILNNNSNNKNNSNNNNNTASTTITTTTTTITTINNSTSEIIMNSKIPKILDSNGSVEPITNSNLNNNSKNPFNNTQNINPNILPNNNNFNDRKGQYSIPNQINPTNPNSYPVYSTHQRLQPNIQNYSNYPNNMVGNKNNNVHSMNHFPNTNNQSNNTLEFNLKSNPKKNAKNSLNRIVPNGDRIIPNAHVHHPHPNIPRSNNINYYNTIHNNNMNNNNNIPHGQVNHNQTSNNYKLNTTTNSNKTHHNNIHNRLPLNNSKTFLNNNNTSNTNINIGNNNKSTKYTNNTSFHTVPSIKLSENNLPIQQKPHIKNQKNNVHVKPLLNTPKKINSPTITITDESKISHMSRSPKFNTNQEKDKDISKSNTDDNTPKINSNELVSKSQMKVCAKCNLPIDSKNKDKSRGSVLKALGNYYHEHCFSCHDCSTWLKKKYFPYKDPMTDKTILLCQYHYFYRHNLLCYVCDKPLRGLYYTAFDRRYDEEHFSCTICKKPCGIKKCFIYDDKLYCKYHFLKYFSKRCKGCDFPISDQYIEFPKGKDIHCWHPECYGIQKYWHVTLSAENLSIPAFKYGKFDSKTLEHSNTALSDEENTDLDANTTFDPRKMKSTQQQVVKRSASQTAAQLEQSRDEMQKNIKLFTSILSKTWSVMYRFEEETASTITDMFQYLTIIDQIKGIEATALFVLKIECLFKALEPFDAFNGTLKKIKTNEELKLEESNNYSSVDNVHYRCSKLPKKISTKIMVYLQLLRKLNIDFDKNKMELTGFMSVITSVAHFLKLLTRYGIFGALLKNKSIGSNTPLLLFLREVEKNEIYKSNPFNYIKVSIKSTDGCSKCTEYIQEECIQYGENRWHLHCFQCHSCGSVIDKSDLGEATFNNKLKKVLCSKCSINDPESLPGFKYVSNLGQLVYLLKIALVKSKTVMELQMKNRVNSTYPNQMREAISMHQTYIRTLNDIKRLKSQRESIPMAHDKQQARKSVVLETTETNIVQEDSNLTEQKLIIETDAMLQPPSANENVFGNSKSLTLDDISRIVAAEQARELRPNAFAHFKKLKDDNDDDGEPAQRRSGIYYAEKNEADMNLLRLISIALLKQDLKSSFNEVDINEYIGTCSNHNEKPAHSGNFWSKMRVAMNIESKKPEPKKMFGSPLNVVCSKWGIDSDLGIGPSKIRIPVIIHELISCMRQKDMSVEGVFRKNGNIRKLREITELIDSYPDDIPDLSTSNAIQLSALLKKFLRDLPDPIMTKILYNIWISIAKLEDSAEKQRLLALAYTILPTYNRNVLEVIFSFLFWTASFSHFENKMGSKMDIHNLSTVMAPNILYFSNERNISGTTLTNESSHPSSTNTSSNLTNGKIREPDQRFAEAGGENYFLGIEIIDSLITHHEDMSIIPKFLTTLLEEVKLKKIETFEDIEEFIKTKIMNTAINYNEFEIKNQLKMVNSGSIVTQNKMENNN is encoded by the coding sequence ATGATCCAAATGTCtcatcaaaatcaaaatctcCATCCGTATTATACTCAGGCgcattcaaaaatattaaataacaaCAGCAATAACAAAAACAATagcaataacaataataatactgcTAGCACTACtattactactactactactactattaCCACTATTAATAACAGCACTAGTGagataataatgaacaGTAAAATCCCTAAAATTCTAGACTCAAATGGTTCAGTTGAACCGATTACTAATAGCAAcctaaataataattcaaaaaatccatttaataatactcaaaatattaatccTAATATATTACcgaataataacaattttaatgatCGAAAAGGACAATATTCTATtccaaatcaaataaatccGACAAATCCAAATTCTTATCCAGTTTATTCAACACATCAAAGATTGCAaccaaatattcaaaattattcaaattatccTAATAATATGGTtggtaataaaaataataatgttcATTCAATGAACCATTTTcctaatacaaataatcaatctaataatactcttgaattcaatttgaaaagtaaTCCCAAGAAAAATGCAAAAAACTCTTTGAATAGAATTGTTCCAAATGGTGATCGAATTATACCGAATGCTCATGTTCATCACCCACATCCAAATATTCCTCGATcgaataatataaattattataatactatccataataataacatgaataacaataataatattcctCATGGACAAGTAAATCATAATcaaacttcaaataattataaattaaatacaaCAACTAATTCGAATAAAACGcatcataataatattcataataGGCTGCCtttgaataattcaaaaacatttttaaataataataatactagtAACACTAACATTAACATTGGTAACAATAATAAGTCAActaaatatacaaataacACTTCCTTCCATACGGTTCcttcaataaaattatctGAAAACAATCTACCAATACAGCAGAAACCTCATAttaaaaaccaaaaaaacaatGTGCATGTTAAACCTCTATTAAATACTCcaaaaaagattaataGTCCAACTATAACAATAACTGATgaatcaaaaatatcacaTATGAGCAGATCACCTAAATTCAATACAAATCAAGAAAAGGATAAAGATATATCCAAAAGTAATACCGATGATAATACCCCGAAAATTAACAGTAATGAATTGGTTTCAAAATCACAAATGAAAGTATGTGCAAAATGTAATCTACCAAttgattctaaaaataaagataaatcaAGAGGAAGCGTGTTAAAAGCTTTAGGCAATTATTATCATGAACATTGTTTTTCATGTCATGATTGTTCAACCTGgctaaagaaaaaatatttcccCTACAAAGATCCAATGACAGATAAAACAATTTTGCTTTGccaatatcattatttttatcgtCATAACTTATTATGTTATGTTTGTGATAAACCATTACGTGGGTTGTATTACACGGCCTTCGATAGAAGATATGATGAAGAGCATTTTTCATGTACGATCTGTAAGAAGCCTTGTggtataaaaaaatgttttatttacgatgataaattatattgtaaatatcatttcttaaaatatttctctaAGCGTTGTAAAGGTTGTGATTTCCCAATATCTGatcaatatattgaatttcCAAAGGGTAAAGATATTCATTGTTGGCATCCAGAATGTTATGGGATACAAAAATACTGGCATGTTACCTTATCTGCTGAAAATTTGTCTATTCCAGCATTTAAATATGGTAAATTTGATTCTAAAACGTTGGAGCACTCTAATACAGCTTTGtcagatgaagaaaatactGATTTGGATGCAAATACTACTTTTGATCCGAGAAAAATGAAGTCCACACAACAACAAGTCGTTAAGAGATCAGCTTCTCAAACAGCAGCTCAATTGGAACAAAGCCGTGATGAAATgcagaaaaatataaaattgtttACTTCAATATTAAGTAAGACTTGGTCTGTAATGTATCGCTTCGAAGAAGAAACCGCGTCCACAATTACAGATATGTTTCAATACTTGACTATTATCGATCAAATAAAAGGTATCGAAGCCACAgctttatttgttttaaaaatagaatgCTTATTTAAGGCACTTGAACCATTTGATGCATTTAATGGGACTctgaagaaaattaaaacaaatgaagaattgaaattagaggaatctaataattattcaagtGTGGATAATGTTCATTATAGATGTAGtaaattaccaaaaaaaatatcaactAAAATAATGGtttatttacaattgttaagaaaattaaatattgatttcgataaaaataaaatggaaTTGACTGGGTTTATGTCTGTGATTACTAGTGTCGCTCATTTcctaaaattattaacgAGGTATGGTATATTTGGTGCACTTCTGAAGAATAAAAGTATTGGTTCAAATActccattattattattccttCGAGaagtagaaaaaaatgaaatatacaAATCGAATCCATTTAATTACATTAAAGTTTCCATTAAATCAACAGATGGATGTTCTAAATGTACAGAGTATATCCAAGAAGAATGTATTCAGTATGGAGAAAATAGATGGCATCTACATTGCTTTCAATGCCACTCTTGTGGAAGTGTTATTGATAAAAGTGATTTAGGAGAAGCAACTTTCaacaataaattaaaaaaagtcTTATGCTCTAAATGTTCTATTAATGACCCTGAATCTTTACCTGGGTTTAAGTACGTCTCCAACTTAGGTCAATTAGTTTACTTACTAAAGATTGCCTTAGTGAAGTCTAAAACTGTCATGGAATTACAAATGAAGAATAGAGTGAACTCTACATATCCAAACCAAATGCGTGAGGCGATCTCTATGCATCAAACATATATTAGAACATTAAATGATATCAAGAGATTAAAATCCCAAAGAGAAAGTATCCCAATGGCTCACGATAAACAACAAGCAAGAAAATCGGTGGTACTTGAAACGACAGAAACTAATATTGTTCAAGAAGATTCTAATTTAACAGAAcagaaattaattattgaaaCTGATGCTATGCTTCAGCCACCTTCtgcaaatgaaaatgtttTTGGGAACTCTAAGTCATTAACCTTGGATGATATCTCAAGAATTGTTGCAGCAGAGCAAGCCCGGGAATTAAGGCCTAATGCTTTTGCTCActttaagaaattaaaagacgataatgatgatgatggtgAGCCAGCACAGAGAAGAAGTGGTATTTACTATGCAGAAAAGAATGAAGCAGATATGAATCTATTAAGATTAATCAGTATTGCTTTATTAAAGcaagatttaaaatcatcatttaaCGAAGttgatattaatgaatatattggCACATGTTCAAATCATAATGAAAAGCCTGCCCATTCTGGAAATTTCTGGTCCAAAATGAGAGTCGCAATGAACATTGAATCGAAAAAACCTGAGCCTAAAAAAATGTTTGGTTCTCCTTTAAATGTAGTATGTTCAAAATGGGGTATTGATTCTGATTTAGGTATAGGCCCTTCTAAAATTAGAATTCCTGTTATTATCCATGAATTGATATCTTGCATGAGACAAAAGGATATGTCGGTTGAAGGTGTGTTTAGAAAGAATGGTAATATTCGTAAATTAAGGGAAATCAcagaattaattgatagTTATCCAGATGATATTCCTGATCTCTCGACTAGTAACGCTATCCAACTTTCAgctttattaaagaaatttttgagGGATTTACCAGATCCAATTATGACTAAAATTCTATATAACATTTGGATTAGTATTGCAAAGTTAGAAGATTCGGCAGAAAAACAAAGATTGTTAGCATTAGCATATACGATTTTACCAACATATAATAGAAATGTTCTCGaagtaattttttcttttcttttttggaCTGCTTCATTTTCgcattttgaaaataaaatgggTTCTAAGATGGATATACATAACCTTTCTACTGTAATGGCACctaatattctttatttctCTAATGAACGAAATATTTCTGGTACTACGCTAACAAATGAAAGTAGCCATCCATCTAGTACTAATACTTCCTCAAATTTAACTAATGGCAAAATAAGAGAGCCAGATCAGCGATTTGCAGAAGCTGGGGgtgaaaattatttcttagGGATTGAGATTATCGATTCACTAATTACACACCATGAAGATATGTCAATTATTCctaaatttttaactaCATTACTAGAAGAAgtcaaattgaaaaaaattgaaactttcgaagatattgaagaattcaTTAAGActaaaataatgaatactgcaattaattataatgaatttgaGATTAAAAATCAACTTAAAATGGTTAATTCTGGTTCAATTGTAacacaaaataaaatggaaaataataactag